aggcttccgtcaggccactctaccataaagggctgattggtggagtactgcagagatggttgtccttctggaagatttcATGGCTTCAGATGGGAGTGCTACGGGTCGATAATAATTTAGACAgcttaccttggcgttcttgggcacagggactatggtggtctgcttgaaacgtaggtattacagacttggtcagggagaggttgaaaatgatcagtgaagacacttgccagctggtcagcgtatgctctgagtatgcgtccttgtaaatgttaacctgtttaaaggtcttattcacatcggctacggagagcgagatcacacagttgtctggaacagctggtgttctcatgcatggttcagtgttgctttttTTTGTTATTCTGATATGATATATTACCACTATGCTGTAATTTATATTATGTATTACCATGCATGTtcacaatatactgtatttataactGATAAATGTGTGTATTTTTAACATATATAACTGTGACCCTCTGGATATGCATGATGATCAGTCATGATAGCTGATGTCGGTGGTTTATGACAACTAACTTAACTCTGCCATCATGGCACGAACCAGTTATATGTGGCCGTAAGCCTGCTGGAGGTCAGCCATCAGTGTGTCAAGCCAATTAGCTGACCCAAACAATGGTCTATACAGGGACAGTGTCAAGTCAGTGGCTTTTTTTCTCATTCTGATATTATGTTTTACCAGGCTCACAATATACTGTACTTATAACAATTaatttgctctctcgctctctgtgtgagCAGTTGCGACACCAGTTTCCcttgaaaagagagggagggatgattaGACGTAATCACATTTGACCTGCATAGGGCTGTAAACTGCACCTGTTCAACATGTCACTACATTCACTGCTGCTGCAGCTCAAAGCTACTGCCGAGTCCACTCTCAGAGGAGAGAGCTTCTTCTGAAGACAATACCAAGATTTAGCTTTgaagtgtgtgcatgtctgtttgAAAGAGAACGTGTACCAGAATTAAGATCTATCAAGACAGTACATGCTTTCTTCTCTCAGAGCAGCAGTCTTATCTAAAATGTGACTGTAAAACTGCGCACAGATGAGGCTGTTCTTTTAGGAAGTACTGTACggtgaattcagaaagtattcagaccccttgacttttttccacattttgttatgttacaaacTTATTtataaaattgatcaaataaaaaatgttcctcaacaatctacacacaataccccataatgaccaaatgatacgtttttagacatttataaaaaataacaaataccttatttacataagtattcagaccctttgctatgagactcgaaatagagctcaggtgcatcctgtttctacaacttgattggagtccacctgtggtaaattatattgattggacatgattcggaaaggcacacacgtgtctatataaggtcccacagttgacagtgcatgtcagagcaaaaaccaagccatgaggtcaaaggaattgtccgtagagctccaagactggattgtgtcgaggcacatatctggggaagggaaccaaaacatttctgtagcattgaaggttcccaagaacacactgGCCTCAATCATCAAGAGCTggacgcccggccaaactgagcaattgggggagaagggccttggtcagggaggtgaccaagaacccgatgatcactgacagagttcctctgtggagatgggagaatcttccagaaggacaaccatctttgcagcactccaccaatcaggcctctatggtagagtggccagacggaagccactcctcagtaaaaggaacatgacagccagcttggagtttaccaaaaggcacctaaagactgactatgagaaacaagatcctctggtctgatgaaaccaagattgaactttttggcctgaatgccaagcgtcatgtctggaggaaatctggcaccatcactatggtaaagcatggtggtgttagcatcatgctgtggagatgtttttcagcggcagggattgggagattagtcaggatcaagggaacgatgaagggagcaaagtacagagagatccttgataaaaacctgctccaaaacgctcaggacctcagactggtgcgaaggttcatcttccaacaggataacgaccctaagcacacaaccaagacaatgcaggagtggcttcggaacaagtctctgaatgtgtttgagtggcccagccagactccagacttgaacccgatcaaatatctctggagagacgtgaaaatagctgtgcagcgacgctccccatccaatttgacagagctttagaggatctgcagagaatgggagaagtACCCAGAaccaggtgtgtcaagcttgtagcgtcatacccaagaagattctagtctgtaatcactgccaaaggtgctacaacaaagtactgaataaagggtctgaatatgtagATGTGAtgtttccatttttttattttatatattcgcaagaaaaagttatactttttttgcttcgtcattatggagtagtgtgtagattgatgagggggaaaaaacccATTTGAattcattttaaaataaggctgtaacgtaacaaactgtcaagggttctgaacactttccgaatacactgtatgtgtggggtttGATCATGATACAGTGTGTTTTGTGTGGGTTTAAAGGAGAGTAGAACGAGAAATGTTGCGACTTCATTACTGTTGTGTGAACTCTAACACAATGCTTCTCTACATAACGCTTCTCTAACATAATGCTTCTCAAATGCTACAGAAGCCAAAGGAGAGGTGAGTTGGATTCTTGATCATAAACCGTTAATATTGGGAATAAAAGTACAACTTGCCAAAGAGCATGACTAGTAATGTTAAACAAAAATGTATTATGTTAAATATGACCCATACCTTCTTCCAATACGAAATGTAGTGTCCCATTCTTCCCCCCAGCAATTACTATTTACTAAATAATAATGATTTATCAGTAAAAATACCACGTCAGAATGAAACATCTCTTCTTCCTCGAGCAGGGAGCTACGGCTGCCAGAAGACCCTGCCGGGAAGGTCCCGTCGGGAGGCCCCGTTGGGAGGCCCCGTTGCCTCTTCTGTCCGTCCAGGGCCACACTGGACGGACAGTGGATGGACAGATGGACGGACAGATGACCTCATCTGTCCCCGGAAGCCGACCAAACCCGTCCTGGAGTCTCCCCTACACTGTGACCTTCACATCTGCTGTGGAAGGTGGCtgagctacagcagtgtttgtcagaccaggagacgtACCGAAAATCAAACAGCCAACAATATGAACCCTCtttggaaagatgagactcatgATGGTGTTCTGTTTTGCTCTACAACACCCACAAGCATCACAGGACTTGTCTGAAGTCGGTTCCGCCGATCTGCCAACTTTTGTCTGCAGCATCCGGACAGTTTGGgcatccgaacagtttgggcATCCGAACAGTTTGGGTATCCGGACAGTTTGGGCATCCGGACAGTTTGGGCATCCGAACAGTTTGGGTATCCGGACAGTTTGGGCATCCGGACAGTTTGGgcatccgaacagtttgggcatccgaacagtttgggctaccgaacagtttgggcatccgaacagtttgggctaccgaacagtttgggcatccgaacagtttgggcatccgaacagtttgggcatccgaacagtttgggcatccgaacagtttgggcatccgaacagtttgggctaccgaacagtttgggcatctgaacagtttgggctaccgaacagtttgggcatctgaacagtttgggctaccgAAACAGTTTGGGCATCTGAACAGTTTGGGCatctgaacagtttgggctaccgAAACAGTTTGGGCATCTGAACAGTTTGGGCATCTGAACAGTTTGGGCATCTGAACAGTTTGGGCatctgaacagtttgggctaccgaacagtttgggcatctgaacagtttgggcatctgaacagtttgggcatctgaacagtttgggcatctgaacagtttgggcatctgaacagtttgggcatccgaacagtttgggcatccgaacagtttgggcatctgaacagtttgggataccgaacagtttgggcatctgaacagtttgggctaccgaacagtttgggcatctgaacagtttgggctaccgaacagtttgggcatctgaacagtttgggcatctgaacagtttgggataccgaacagtttgggcatctgaacagtttgggataccgaacagtttgggcatctgaacagtttgggcatctgaacagtttgggcatctgaacagtttgggcatctgaacagtttgggataccgaacagtttgggcatctgaacagtttgggcatctgaacagtttgggataccgaacagtttgggcatctgaacagtttgggcatctgaacagtttgggataccgaacagtttgggcatctgaacagtttgggcatctgaacagtttgggataccgaacagtttgggcatctgaacagtttgggcatctgaacagtttgggcatctgaacagtttgggctaccaaacagtttgggctacacactaatatgaacCCACCATCGAAAGGTGAGACTCACGAAGACGTACATatcggttgttttgctctagagCATCATAAAACACGTCAATGTTTCCTGTTTACCAGTTTTCTATTTTATTATGgaagtatacactgagtgtacaaaacattatgaacacctgctctttctatgaaaTGCAGTAGAACGATCAGGTGaaacctatgatcccttattgatgtcacctgttaaatccacttcaatcagtgtagatgaaggggaggagacgggttaaagaaggaattttaagtcttgagacatttgagacatggattgtgtgtgtgccattcagagggtgaatgggcaagacaaaagattgaaatacctttgaagggggtatggtagtaggtgctaaGCCGGGTGTgaagaactgcaactctgctgggtttttcacgcccaacggtttcccgtgtgtatccACAATGggccatcacccaaaggacattcaggcAACTTAGCacaaactgtgggaagcattggtgtcaacatggaccagcatacCTGAGGGAACccctttgacaccttgtagagtccatgcctcggtgaattgagactgttctgagggcagcgTGTTctagaacagagacagagggagcagcactgggagacagagtggatcCTCAGACCACCCTCTGACTTGGATCAGGAACTACACAAGAGGCAGCACAGAATACACATTGTATGTATATAGGCTGACCTACTGACCCATCACAACACCTCCATAGGAAACACAGGAGCTTGCCAAATGTGTCATATTGCCTAAGCCTGGTGAGGTGACGGAGGACAGGCTAGATGCCTAAAAACCCAAACACTAATCACCTGTTAATATACAATGGCTATGAGGTGTTGGGAAACTGCTATTGACTATGCATGATGATACTTTAAGAGTCGCACAAGGTGTTTGCTTTGTAAACAGCTGGATGTGAGGAAGTGTGTTTGTTTAATCTTTTCCTGAGATGGGGATATAATGCTCGGTACAAGATCGAAGACCGTGGTCCGAAGGGAAGACATGCTGAAAGATCCAAAGTCAGGAAACTGGTATGTTACTTCtcacattggttctgggaacaacCAATCAGACACGTATTGCCTCTAAAAAAAACATTGCTAAGTAGCCTGAGGCTCGGCTTGCAAAAAGGCTATTGTTTGAGGTCAAACAGTTGCTTTAGGGATTATTAGGCTActgttggggaaccctgctgcaGGGGTATTAGGGTTGAGGAACCCCTGTTGGGGTATTAGGGTTGAGGACCCCTGCTGTAGGGGGTATTAGGGTTGAagaaccctgctgtagtggttatTAGGGTTGAGGAACCCTGCTGTAGGGGGTATTAGGGTTAAGGAACCCCTGTAGGGGGTATTAGGGTTGAGGACCCCTGCTGTAGGGGGTATTAGGGTTGAagaaccctgctgtagtggttatTAGGGTTGAGGAACCCTGCTGTAGGGGGTATTAGGGTTGAGGAACCCCTGTTGGGGTATTAGTTTGAGGACCCCTGCTGTAGGGGGTATTAGGGTTGAAGACCCCTGCTGTAGGGGTATTAGGGTTGAGGACCCCTGCTGTAGGGGGTATTAGGGTTGAagaaccctgctgtagtggttatTAGGGTTGAAGAACCCTGCTATAGGGGTATTAGGGTTGAGGAACTCTGCTTTAGGAGTTATTAGGGTTGAGGAACCCCTATAGGGGTATTAGGGTTGAGGAACCCCTGCTGTAGTGGTATTAGGGTTGAGGAACCCCTGCTGTAGTGGTTATTAgggtattttgggggggggggggggttcagtagGTATTTTTCTTCTGTGTTTATACCCACTTATTAGTCATAAATATTTTTCACAAAAATACATGTTTCAAAAACATTTTAATAGGTCCAAATATTTTAAACATTCACATTGAAGTAGTTTGACAGTAGGTTTAAAACAACACTGGTGATGAGGACACGGTCAAAGTCAGTCACAATATACAACGGTTGGTTTCTTCAACGACATTAACAGAAGcagtcttttttggggggggggtttaaaaaGTAACCGAATATCAGCTGGAAAATTACCTGTAGAGTAGCTCAGCTGAACACAAAGAGCTCTGTTGACCATCACTGCACTTTAGTAAATACGTCAACCAAACACAGACAGCAGGTAGGGTAAATCTCCCAACTGAACAGAACTCTCAggaagcaggggagagagaggcctaCAATATTACACATTGTCTCAATGCAACTCCAAATACCACCAACCCATGACTGGCTCATTCTGTACCATTGTTCTGAAGCAATACACCCCTTTTTCATATCAAGAGAATCACTTCCATCGCATTCATAAATAGGGCCACTTCCACTTAAAAGAGAGTCTCCAGGACATTTTAAACAGATTCAGGAATGACTCGAGTCTTTTCATTGTCCAACCAGACAGCTGAATACTGGTTCCTTTAAGTACACTTTCTCCCAACATACATGTGCTGTTATGACGGTCTCCTGTTGTGTGGCTGCAGCCAGTCAGGTCCACTCTCCCAGTCCTGTACCAGTGTGCTTTAGGACAGTCAGCAAAGGCtccagaataaataaataaataagcatatAGAAAAAGGGAATGGGGATCAGTGTTTTCCTCAGGTCTTTTCATAGGCGGGCTGCCATAACAGACATCTTCTATGGAGGTCAACTGAAGGCAGCACAATATTTTACAGGGAAGGGGGGGGGCACCACAGAACGGAGTAAGGCTTAGGGGGAGCACCACACCGCCTGGGTAACCGTAGTAGGGGAAACACTGATGAGAATTACATGGGTGGACAAAGTGAGGAAGGTTAGGGGTTATAGGTCAGGGTATTCCATCCTTCCTCTGGCAGCACTGTGAGGGCGGGACGCTCCAGTCGTACACGTAGCTGAGGCGGAGTTTAACCTCTTCCTTACACAGCCTCCCGTCTCTCTGCAGCGTCTGCTGTTTCTCCAACATATCCTCCAGGCTCTGCTTGTGAGTCACCATGTATTTATTACTACACCCCCGAGACTTGTACTCCGTGTCGAATCGAGGGTCGTGTGTCCGTTTGACGTCCACCGGGGCTAGCCACGCCCCCAGTGACACGTCCTCGCTCTGCCACACCTTGAGGTAGGCCGTGTTGATTCGGATGTAGTGTACGAGGTCGCAGGAGAGCAGGTAGCCTCCACCCAGGGCGTAGGGTAGGTAGTAGTCACACAGCTCCCAGGCCGACTCCCTCCACTTCCCTGCGGTCTTCACGCGACCGCGGCCTGAGAAGAAGCCCCAGTACAACCGGCTGGGTTCTTTAGTCTTCAGCTCCTCCTAGAAGATTAGGAGAGATTATACGTTATTGGGTGTTTGCACATACATTTGTTTTACAGCACAAActctatatttaagcaataagggccgagggggtgtggtacatGGCCAAAATACCACCGCTAAGGGCCATTCTTAAGCACGTAATTAGAGCAGGAAAagtacatgttttgtcatacacctagtatacagtctgatataccacagctttcagccaatcagcaatgAAGGCTCAAACCATCCAGTTTACAATACACATtaatgttccaaatggcaccctattccctatggacccTTGTCaaaaaaaatagtgcactacatagtgaagagggtaccatttgggatgcatcccataTCAAACACATACCTTCAACAGGTCCAGACGAGCAAAAGTGTCATCGTCCGCTTTTAAAACAAACTTGAAGTCTACGTTGTGATCTAGCCAGGAATACATATGCAGCAGCTTCAGGGTCAGGTTCTCATACGAGTCTCGCAGCGCGGGGAGTAACAGCAGGTCTTTGTGCCGCCCCTGCTCTGTGTTGATGTTCTGCATATCCTCTGCGGGCAGACCCTCGGTTCCCACCACGAACATAGCTAGAACCTCCGGATCCTTCTTAGCCAGCCAGGTACTACGGATGATGCTCCTGCGCTCTGTGTACTTGGGTCCTGTGGTGATGAGGACCACCAGGAAGGCCGAAAGGTCTTTGGGGCGTGAGGGGAGCTCAGGGTGCTCTGCTCGGGGCTGGGAGTGGGCAGCGTGGGGTGCTAGGCCTGGAGGGTCGGCCTGGCCCTGTTTTAGGGTCTCCGAGGTACACTTGGCGAGGAAAAGGAGGACAACAGCAAAGAGGCACACTCCTCCGATGGCCAGGGCCGTCTTGTGACGACACACAACGCGGACCAGGCTCATGGTgctgagactgagagagatgggggagagacaAGAGAGATCTGTAAGCAACAATGCATGTCTGTTCATTCAGTTAACAATAAAGACAGCAGTCAATGAATGTCTCCCAGAGAAATGAGGTAGCTAGAGAAAAATACATTCTAAAGTTAATCAACAATTGAACAGACAGCTAACTTAACGTTACCTAATCGAACTCGGCAAACAAATCAGTGTTAAGCAGACCACCCACAGCTTGCCTGCAACCTGGTTAACGATAACATTACCCGATCAATCTCATTCCATGCAAGCAACGGAAAGCCTGCTCATTGCATCAAAACAAAGGCGGGaatatagactacagtacctgAATGTGTCACACAACGCTAGATGTTTAATGCATCGATGACAGTTACATGGACATTGCTTCtgtctgtagctagctagttagttagccgAGATAGCACAAATGGGGATACGTTAGCAGGCTCGCTAGCTAGCTTAATAGCTATCGAGGAATGAGGATTTGATTTACTGCTCACTTCGCTAGCTACAAAATTACGCGAATGAATCAAATCATTAAAGAAAAAGAGCAATCCTTTTGTGTAGCTAGATGAACAGCTAGCTAGTGAACTACACCTCCGCTAGACGTTATTTTGGACTCAACTGGTGACACGCAGTAAATACAAGACAGACGGTGAGTTCAAGACAACACGGAAATCGGAAATATTGGACCTCAGACTTCAGTTTATTTAACACAAATGGAAAGTCGGAAAAAAGACTGCGAAAATATTTTTGTTACGTTCATAAAAATCGGAATTACAAATCGGAAACTCAGGCATCATCGGAGAGCTACAACTTGCGTCACCGTCACAAGTTGTTTTCTTAGTCTGAGTTtgtttttttccgagttcccagttggtTTGAAGGCAGTATGTGATGACGCATACACTTCACTGCTGGAAAGACACGCCTTTGGTGCCTCCCAGTGGATA
This sequence is a window from Oncorhynchus kisutch isolate 150728-3 linkage group LG1, Okis_V2, whole genome shotgun sequence. Protein-coding genes within it:
- the LOC109899633 gene encoding beta-1,3-galactosyltransferase 6; translation: MSLVRVVCRHKTALAIGGVCLFAVVLLFLAKCTSETLKQGQADPPGLAPHAAHSQPRAEHPELPSRPKDLSAFLVVLITTGPKYTERRSIIRSTWLAKKDPEVLAMFVVGTEGLPAEDMQNINTEQGRHKDLLLLPALRDSYENLTLKLLHMYSWLDHNVDFKFVLKADDDTFARLDLLKEELKTKEPSRLYWGFFSGRGRVKTAGKWRESAWELCDYYLPYALGGGYLLSCDLVHYIRINTAYLKVWQSEDVSLGAWLAPVDVKRTHDPRFDTEYKSRGCSNKYMVTHKQSLEDMLEKQQTLQRDGRLCKEEVKLRLSYVYDWSVPPSQCCQRKDGIP